A stretch of the Tachysurus vachellii isolate PV-2020 chromosome 26, HZAU_Pvac_v1, whole genome shotgun sequence genome encodes the following:
- the cnga2b gene encoding cyclic nucleotide gated channel subunit alpha 2b, whose translation MTGQAAVERSVSSNRLSVRSRLEDEAERAESAISRPDGDDDTSSELQRVAALELPSAEMLEAFRQRKPLSRLVNLVVSLREWAHKSLVEEEQRPDSFLERFRGPQAANDQSAASAEAPKKTFKERWEGFVVSQSDDIYYYWLFFIALASLYNWIMLVARACFDELQDENFFLWVGLDYICDIIYILDTCMRLRTGYLEQGLLVKDLAKLRDNYIHTLQFKLDVLSILPTELLFFATGYIPQLRFNRLLRFSRMFEFFDRTETRTNYPNAFRICNLVLYILVIIHWNACIYYAISKALGLNSDTWVYSKVNETLMFCYVYCFYWSTLTLTTIGEMPPPVKDEEFVFVVFDFLVGVLIFATIVGNVGSMIANMNATRAEFQARIDAIKHYMHFRKVNRTLETRVIKWFDYLWTNKKAVNEQEVLKNLPDKLRAEIAINVHLETLKKVRIFQDCEAGLLVELVLKLSPQVYSPGDYICRKGDIGKEMYIIKEGQLAVVADDGVTQFALLTAGGCFGEISILNIQGSKMGNRRTANIRSIGYSDLFCLSKDDLMEAVIEYPDAQKVLEERGREILRKQGLLDESVAAGGLGVIDTEERVERLDASLDILQTRFARLLGEFTSTQRHLKQRITALERQLCHTGLGLLSDNEVEGEHAGVSAHTHTDVQTQPETYTRTTAEPNSKDEK comes from the exons atgaCAGGTCAGGCTGCAGTAGAGCGCTCAGTGTCCTCTAACCGTCTCTCTGTGAGGAGCAGACTGGAGGATGAAGCTGAACGTGCTGAAAGTGCCATCAGCAG GCCTGATGGAGATGATGACACGAGTTCAGAGCTGCAGCGTGTTGCTGCTCTCGAGCTTCCAAGTGCAGAAATGCTCGAGGCCTTCAGGCAGAGGAAACCTCTTTCtag GTTGGTGAATCTGGTGGTGTCTCTGAGAGAATGGGCTCATAAGAGTTTGGTAGAGGAGGAGCAGAGGCCTGATTCTTTTCTTGAACGATTCCGTGGGCCCCAGGCTGCAAACGACCAATCAGCTGCATCCGCAGAAGCCCCCAAGAAAACcttcaa ggagagGTGGGAGGGCTTTGTTGTATCCCAGTctgatgatatttattattactggcTGTTCTTCATCGCTTTGGCGTCACTCTATAACTGGATCATGCTGGTTGCCAG AGCATGTTTTGATGAACTACAAGATGAGAACTTCTTCCTGTGGGTGGGGTTGGACTACATCTGTGATATCATTTACATACTGGACACCTGCATGCGATTGAGGACAG GATACCTCGAGCAAGGTCTGCTGGTGAAGGACTTGGCCAAGTTGAGAGACAACTACATTCACACTCTGCAGTTTAAACTGGACGTTCTGTCGATCCTGCCCACAGAACTGCTCTTCTTCGCCACGGGGTACATACCCCAACTTCGCTTCAACCGCCTGCTCCGCTTCTCGCGCATGTTCGAGTTCTTCGATCGCACAGAGACACGCACCAACTACCCCAACGCCTTTCGCATCTGTAATCTCGTCCTCTACATCCTGGTCATCATCCACTGGAACGCATGCATCTATTATGCCATTTCTAAGGCCCTGGGGCTCAACTCAGATACCTGGGTGTATTCCAAAGTGAACGAAACACTAATGTTCTGCTATGTCTACTGCTTCTACTGGtccacactaacactaaccacCATCGGAGAAATGCCCCCTCCAGTGAAGGATGAGGAGTTTGTCTTTGTAGTTTTTGACTTCTTGGTAGGTGTGCTGATCTTCGCCACCATCGTAGGTAACGTAGGTTCCATGATTGCCAACATGAATGCTACAAGGGCTGAGTTCCAGGCACGCATCGATGCCATCAAGCACTACATGCACTTCCGCAAGGTCAACCGCACCCTCGAGACGCGCGTCATCAAGTGGTTCGACTATCTCTGGACTAACAAAAAAGCTGTGAATGAACAGGAGGTGCTGAAGAATCTTCCAGATAAGCTGAGGGCCGAAATTGCTATCAATGTCCACCTAGAAACACTGAAGAAAGTCCGCATTTTTCAGGACTGTGAAGCCGGACTTTTAGTAGAACTTGTCCTGAAACTGAGTCCCCAAGTGTACAGTCCTGGGGACTACATCTGCAGGAAAGGTGATATCGGGAaggaaatgtacattattaAGGAGGGACAGCTAGCTGTGGTGGCGGACGATGGCGTCACACAATTTGCATTGCTAACTGCTGGCGGGTGTTTTGGAGAAATTAGCATCCTCAACATTCAAGGTAGCAAGATGGGCAACCGGCGTACGGCTAACATACGTAGCATCGGCTACTCTGACCTATTCTGCCTTTCAAAAGACGACCTAATGGAGGCTGTAATAGAATATCCAGATGCTCAGAAGGTTCTGGAAGAGCGTGGAAGGGAAATCCTAAGAAAGCAGGGCCTCCTGGATGAGAGCGTAGCAGCTGGAGGGCTAGGCGTCATAGACACAGAAGAGAGAGTGGAGCGCTTAGATGCATCTCTGGATATCCTGCAGACACGATTCGCTCGCTTATTAGGGGAGTTCACGAGCACTCAGCGCCATCTCAAACAACGAATCACAGCACTCGAGAGGCAGCTTTGTCACACGGGACTCGGGCTGCTGTCGGACAACGAGGTGGAAGGAGAACACGCCGGTGTttctgcacatacacatacagatgtacagacacAACCCGAAACATACACACGGACCACAGCCGAACCGAACTCTAAAGACGAGAAGTAA
- the chmp1b gene encoding charged multivesicular body protein 1b has protein sequence MPTMEQHLFNLKFAAKELQRNAKKCDKEEKAEKAKVKKAIQKGNTEVARIHAENAIRQKTQSVNFLRMSARVDAVAARVQTAVTMNKVTKSMAGVVKGMDATLKSMNLEKISALMDKFEHQFETLDVQTQHMEDSMSSTTTLTTPQNQVDSLMQEMADEAGLDLNMELPQGQTGTLASSVASTEQDELSQRLAKLRDQV, from the exons ATGCCGACCATGGAAC AACATTTGTTTAACCTGAAGTTTGCAGCCAAAGAGTTGCAGCGAAACGCAAAGAAATGCGACAAGGAAGAGAAAGCAGAGAAGGCCAAAGTGAAAAAG GCCATCCAAAAAGGTAACACGGAGGTAGCGCGGATCCACGCCGAGAACGCCATCAGACAGAAGACCCAATCCGTGAACTTCCTGAGAATGAGCGCTAGAGTGGACGCAGTGGCGGCAAGAGTGCAGACTGCCGTCACCATGAACAAG GTCACTAAATCCATGGCAGGAGTCGTAAAGGGGATGGACGCGACCCTGAAGAGCATGAATCTGGAGAAG ATTTCAGCTCTGATGGACAAATTTGAGCACCAGTTCGAAACTCTGGACGTTCAGACACAACATATGGAGGACTCAATGAGCAGCACGACAACACTTACAACTCCACAa aACCAGGTGGACAGTCTGATGCAGGAGATGGCAGATGAAGCAGG gttggaCCTCAACATGGAACTTCCACAGGGACAGACAGGAACACTGGCCAGCAGTGTAGCATCTACAGAACag gaTGAACTCTCTCAGAGGCTGGCTAAGCTTAGAGATCAGGTCTGA